The Catenuloplanes niger genome includes a window with the following:
- a CDS encoding C40 family peptidase yields MPRTDLGGITHVPTTRRALTGVLALTVAGIAAAGPAHDSHAADGRPTAAAASPTEERGSAAGVAPDDRPLRLIGLRPGIHPRSMMTRGDEVHAGPAGAGRALERTGRHAAPRSAKAASRSAKAAPRSSKAASRSGKAASRSAKATPRTVKAASRSARAVKRTKEITALRPSLTRRTGTVQKQRMRAEIRRHTGDVRKRSARWHDARDRKARHASKVTYRKGKQRKSVRPAGELGRVVEYALNQVGKPYRRNAAGPGSYDCSGLVSVAYKKAGVKLPHSSHAIARKGKKVRRADLRPGDVVLPQSGHVGIYLGNGKMVHAATPRKGVVVSKMYGFSTARRLL; encoded by the coding sequence GTGCCCCGGACCGACCTGGGAGGCATCACGCACGTCCCCACGACGCGCCGGGCACTGACCGGCGTCCTGGCGCTCACCGTCGCCGGGATCGCCGCGGCCGGCCCCGCGCACGACTCGCACGCCGCGGACGGGCGGCCCACCGCGGCGGCGGCCTCACCCACCGAGGAGCGCGGCTCCGCGGCCGGGGTGGCGCCGGACGACCGGCCGTTGCGGCTGATCGGCCTGCGGCCCGGCATCCACCCGCGCTCGATGATGACGCGGGGCGACGAGGTCCACGCCGGACCGGCCGGCGCCGGCCGCGCACTCGAACGCACGGGCCGCCACGCCGCACCACGCTCGGCAAAGGCCGCATCACGCTCGGCAAAGGCCGCACCACGCTCGAGCAAGGCGGCGTCACGCTCGGGCAAGGCGGCATCACGCTCGGCGAAGGCGACGCCGCGCACCGTGAAGGCGGCGTCGCGGTCGGCGAGAGCGGTCAAGCGGACCAAGGAGATCACGGCGCTGCGGCCGAGCCTGACCCGCCGGACCGGCACCGTCCAGAAGCAGCGCATGCGCGCCGAGATCCGGCGCCACACCGGCGACGTCCGCAAGCGCTCCGCCCGCTGGCACGACGCACGGGACCGGAAGGCGCGCCACGCGTCCAAGGTCACGTACCGCAAGGGCAAGCAGCGCAAGAGCGTCCGGCCGGCCGGCGAACTCGGCCGGGTCGTCGAGTACGCGCTGAACCAGGTCGGCAAGCCGTACCGGCGCAACGCGGCCGGCCCCGGCTCGTACGACTGCTCCGGTCTGGTGTCGGTCGCGTACAAGAAGGCCGGCGTCAAGCTGCCGCACTCCAGCCACGCCATCGCCCGGAAGGGCAAGAAGGTGCGCCGCGCCGACCTGCGCCCCGGAGACGTGGTCCTGCCGCAGTCCGGGCACGTCGGCATCTACCTCGGCAACGGGAAGATGGTGCACGCGGCCACGCCGCGCAAGGGCGTCGTGGTGTCGAAGATGTACGGCTTCTCCACCGCACGCCGGCTGCTGTAG
- a CDS encoding TetR/AcrR family transcriptional regulator: MKGVSARTIAAAAGVNQALVFYHFGSVDDLLTAACRMHTEARVAAYSAEFARVTSLRQLLDVGRALQVRERELGNVSILAQLLAAAQGDPKLGGAVGAALQLWVDEIESVLRRLLTGSPFAEVADLGGLAKAVSAAFVGIELFAGVDAKGSEHAMSALEQLAVLVEVVDDLGPISRRALNAKINKAVRSR, encoded by the coding sequence ATCAAGGGCGTCTCGGCCCGCACCATCGCGGCCGCGGCCGGCGTCAACCAGGCGCTCGTCTTCTACCACTTCGGCAGCGTGGACGACCTGCTGACGGCGGCCTGCCGGATGCACACCGAGGCCCGCGTCGCGGCCTACTCCGCCGAGTTCGCCCGGGTCACCTCGCTCCGCCAGCTGCTGGACGTGGGGCGCGCGCTGCAGGTGCGCGAGCGGGAGCTGGGCAACGTGTCGATCCTCGCGCAGCTGCTGGCGGCCGCGCAGGGCGACCCGAAGCTCGGCGGGGCGGTCGGCGCGGCGTTGCAGCTGTGGGTCGACGAGATCGAGTCCGTGCTGCGGCGGCTGCTCACCGGCTCGCCGTTCGCGGAGGTCGCGGACCTGGGCGGGCTGGCCAAGGCGGTCTCCGCCGCGTTCGTCGGCATCGAGCTGTTCGCCGGCGTGGACGCGAAGGGTTCCGAGCACGCGATGTCCGCGCTGGAACAGCTCGCGGTGCTGGTCGAGGTGGTCGACGATCTCGGCCCGATCTCCCGCCGCGCACTGAACGCCAAAATCAACAAGGCGGTGCGGTCGCGGTAG
- a CDS encoding IS5 family transposase, whose protein sequence is MRRHDLTDVQWARLEPLLSVPDQRRSGRPPATCRRTVIDAIRWRVRVGCAWRDIPPCYGSWSAAYALFRRWQRNGTWSRILARLQALAEAVGAIIWNLSVDSTIARAHQHAAGARRDSAGQAEPPGGVGDPEPDDHGLGRSRGGWTTKVHLACEQGCKPMAIVVTAGHRGDSPQFVKVLERVKVVKLSGRTRTRPEAVMADKAYSSRANRAYLRRRRITCVIPIKTDQAAGRTRKGAAGGRPYDFDAERYKQRNTIERGISRLKQHRAVATRYDKLAVRYEATVQIACINIWL, encoded by the coding sequence TTGCGGCGGCATGACCTGACCGACGTGCAGTGGGCGCGTCTGGAGCCGTTGCTTTCTGTTCCTGACCAGCGGCGTTCCGGCCGCCCGCCTGCGACGTGCCGACGGACGGTGATCGACGCGATCCGATGGCGGGTGAGGGTCGGCTGTGCATGGCGGGACATACCGCCGTGTTACGGGTCATGGTCCGCGGCATACGCTTTGTTTCGCCGGTGGCAACGCAACGGGACCTGGTCGAGAATCCTCGCCCGGCTGCAAGCTTTGGCCGAGGCGGTGGGCGCGATCATCTGGAATCTGTCGGTTGATTCGACCATCGCGCGGGCGCATCAGCATGCCGCCGGAGCACGCCGCGACAGCGCCGGGCAGGCGGAGCCGCCGGGCGGTGTCGGTGATCCGGAGCCTGACGATCACGGGTTGGGCCGGTCGCGTGGCGGCTGGACGACAAAGGTTCATCTGGCCTGTGAGCAGGGATGCAAGCCCATGGCGATCGTGGTCACGGCCGGGCACCGGGGCGACAGCCCGCAGTTCGTCAAGGTCTTGGAACGGGTGAAGGTCGTGAAACTGTCCGGCCGGACGAGAACCCGGCCGGAGGCGGTGATGGCCGATAAGGCCTACTCCAGCCGGGCCAACCGCGCCTATCTGCGCCGCCGCCGGATCACCTGTGTCATCCCGATCAAGACCGACCAGGCCGCCGGCCGCACCCGGAAGGGTGCAGCCGGCGGCCGGCCCTACGACTTCGATGCTGAGCGGTACAAACAACGGAACACCATCGAACGCGGGATCAGCCGGCTGAAGCAGCACCGCGCGGTCGCGACCCGGTACGACAAACTCGCCGTCCGCTACGAAGCCACCGTCCAGATCGCCTGCATCAACATCTGGCTCTGA
- a CDS encoding adenylyl cyclase, whose product MGTISMRRRAISLGVVTAAVTAAGVIPQPGVALANWGGAPDFGPNVFVYDSDTPAAEIQARFDTLFAEQERNEMGTSRYAVLLKPGSYDLDARLGYYTTIAGLGTSPDDVDITGAVRVVGQPDPGSVAGISALTNFWRGAENLAITPTDWSNQWAVSQASPMRRVHVKGTLWLEPGNGGFSSGGYIADSKVDGVTINGSQQQWLTRDSELGGEWTNGVWNQVFSGVTGAPAQGFPDPPYTTLPTSPVTREKPYLHVDARGKYRVFVPGLRRDSAGTTWGSGAAAPGRSLSINDFYVAKPGDSATKINIALGLGKHLLLTPGVYHLRDSIKVTRPDTVVLGIGMPSLAPDTGRAALEVADVDGVRIAGVLVDAGPRESDTLVTIGSPRSSRDHSRNPISLQDVFFRVGGPWEGKARTSLAVHSDDTLIDNIWVWRGDHGNGIGWTRNTGDVGVVVNGDDVTAYGLFVEHYQKWQTIWNGERGRTIFYQSELPYDPPSQAAWTSPTGPGWASYKVAPHVRTHEAWGLGVYSYFNQGVDIRAARGIEAPVRAGVRFHSAVTVFLDGSGGIERTINDAGTPVVGSYGTSPIVNYPA is encoded by the coding sequence ATGGGCACCATTTCCATGCGGCGGCGGGCGATCTCGCTCGGCGTCGTGACAGCGGCCGTCACCGCGGCGGGGGTGATCCCCCAGCCCGGCGTGGCACTGGCGAACTGGGGCGGCGCCCCGGACTTCGGGCCGAACGTCTTCGTCTACGACAGCGACACCCCCGCGGCCGAGATCCAGGCGCGCTTCGACACGCTCTTCGCGGAGCAGGAGCGCAACGAGATGGGCACCAGCCGGTACGCGGTGCTGCTCAAGCCCGGTTCCTACGACCTCGACGCACGACTCGGCTACTACACCACGATCGCCGGCCTGGGCACCTCACCGGACGATGTGGACATCACCGGCGCGGTTCGGGTGGTCGGCCAGCCGGACCCGGGCTCGGTCGCGGGCATCTCCGCGCTCACCAACTTCTGGCGCGGCGCGGAGAACCTCGCGATCACGCCGACCGACTGGTCGAACCAGTGGGCCGTCTCGCAGGCGTCGCCGATGCGGCGCGTGCACGTCAAGGGCACGCTCTGGCTGGAACCGGGCAACGGCGGCTTCTCCAGCGGCGGATACATCGCGGACTCCAAGGTGGACGGCGTCACCATCAACGGGTCGCAGCAGCAGTGGCTGACCCGCGACTCCGAGCTCGGCGGCGAGTGGACCAACGGCGTCTGGAACCAGGTCTTCTCCGGCGTGACCGGCGCACCCGCGCAGGGCTTCCCGGACCCGCCGTACACCACGCTGCCGACCAGCCCGGTGACGCGCGAGAAGCCGTACCTGCACGTCGACGCGCGCGGCAAGTACCGGGTCTTCGTGCCGGGGCTGCGCCGCGACTCGGCCGGCACGACGTGGGGCTCCGGTGCCGCCGCGCCGGGCCGCTCGCTGTCGATCAACGACTTCTACGTCGCGAAGCCCGGCGACTCGGCCACGAAGATCAATATCGCGCTCGGGCTCGGCAAGCACCTGCTGCTCACGCCGGGCGTCTACCACCTGCGCGACTCGATCAAGGTGACCCGGCCGGACACGGTGGTGCTCGGCATCGGCATGCCCAGCCTGGCGCCGGACACCGGCCGGGCCGCGCTCGAGGTCGCGGACGTCGACGGCGTGCGGATCGCGGGCGTGCTGGTCGACGCCGGCCCGCGCGAGTCCGACACGCTGGTCACGATCGGCTCCCCGCGGTCGTCCCGGGACCACTCACGGAACCCGATCTCGCTGCAGGACGTGTTCTTCCGGGTCGGCGGACCGTGGGAGGGCAAGGCGCGCACCAGCCTCGCCGTGCACAGCGACGACACGCTCATCGACAACATCTGGGTGTGGCGCGGCGACCACGGCAACGGCATCGGCTGGACCCGGAACACCGGCGACGTCGGCGTGGTGGTCAACGGTGACGACGTGACCGCGTACGGCCTGTTCGTCGAGCACTACCAGAAGTGGCAGACGATCTGGAACGGCGAACGCGGCCGGACCATCTTCTACCAGAGCGAGCTGCCGTACGACCCGCCGTCGCAGGCCGCCTGGACCAGCCCGACCGGCCCCGGCTGGGCCTCGTACAAGGTCGCGCCGCACGTGCGCACCCACGAGGCCTGGGGCCTGGGCGTCTACTCCTACTTCAACCAGGGCGTGGACATCCGGGCCGCGCGCGGCATCGAGGCCCCGGTGCGCGCCGGCGTCCGCTTCCACAGCGCCGTCACGGTCTTCCTCGACGGCAGCGGCGGCATCGAACGCACCATCAACGACGCCGGCACCCCCGTCGTCGGCTCCTACGGCACCAGCCCGATCGTGAACTACCCGGCCTAG